The following are from one region of the Haliaeetus albicilla chromosome 24, bHalAlb1.1, whole genome shotgun sequence genome:
- the ZXDC gene encoding zinc finger protein ZXDC produces the protein METQGLPAAEAARARPGAQHGGPAAPPAAPRRPPPPPPDWEPAAAAASSSAASTAASGLYVSFPVLLVEEKPEPGASPAPSPCAPPAGPAPDSDGLLLVFNVVRGGAAEAGPAAGEAGRAQPGPPPAEPPEEAPGSAPPPPPPPPPPPPLPPAGGDGGGGAEDGSFSGTITINNQSLVVRIENGVLTLGPGAEQAAGAAPPPPAPPPPPPPPPPPPAAASPAEPPGGPRPRSPPAFPCPEPRCGEAFPRKQQLRLHRLSAHGGGEDGRGAAAARPFGCPVPGCAWSFATAYKLRRHLHSHDKLRPFACAAPGCAKRFTTVYNLRAHSRAHEQEAAHKCEACGQRFPSAARLAAHRRRSHQEPERPYRCDFPGCERTFITVSALFSHNRAHYREQEQFSCSFPGCNKQYDKACRLKIHMRSHTGERPFICDFEGCGWSFTSMSKLLRHKRKHEDDRRFMCPVEGCGKSFTRAEHLKGHSITHLGTKPFECPVEGCCAKFSARSSLYIHSKKHLQDVDSLKTRCPVSSCNKLFTSKHSMKTHMVKQHNFSPDLLTQLEATSSLTPSSELTSPGQSDLSNIDLVSLFSNVSSNNSGIATDMALVNSGIVTIDVASVGSTLGGNLPVSNNSLSQAVDPLILVASSDMPQSLDSSLLLGTSATVLQQSTLNLDDVQTVNAEALGSLASLSVRNSGQDVHGLTSSNNLTIDTATLTPSSSLGGTNVPELLTPTKVERNLLPSSDVVSQQEGSKVVTQFVFSNPPGSYSAQKEMDLGTVTGSSFLESSGSARTDYRAIQLAKKRKQKGNGSSTGASGSGQRKTKGGKVSPTNFSSSTPGSRLGGNIVLPNGGLTIRDPATGAQYVQIQLLQDDSPGEGDLPFQLSSQSSSSHSQLTVDLPVHILQEPHNSTEDDAGSDNSQFTGSTINLQDLE, from the exons ATGGAAACGCAGGGGCTGCCCGCCGCGGAGgcggcccgggcccggcccggcgcccAACAtggcggccccgccgcgccgcccgccgccccgcgccgcccgccgccgccgccgcccgacTGGgagccggcggccgccgccgcctcctcctccgccgccaGCACCGCCGCGTCGGGCCTCTACGTGAGCTTCCCGGTGCTGCTGGTGGAGGAGAAGCCGGAGCCCGGCGCCAGCCCGGCGCCCAGCCCCTGcgcgccgccggcggggcccGCGCCCGACAGCGACGGGCTCCTGCTCGTCTTCAACGTGgtgcgcggcggcgcggccgaggccggcccggccgccggcgAAGCGGGGCGCGCCCagcccggcccgccgcccgccgAGCCGCCGGAGGAGGCCCCCGGctcggcgccgccgccgcctcctcctcccccgccgccgccgccgctgccccccgccggcggcgatggcggcggcggggcggaggACGGCTCCTTCTCGGGGACCATCACCATCAACAACCAGAGCCTGGTGGTGCGCATCGAGAACGGCGTCCTGACGCTGGGGCCCGGCGCCGAGCAGGCCGCgggcgccgcgccgccgccgcccgccccgccgccgcctccgccgccgccgccgccgcccccagCCGCCGCCAGCCCCGCCGAGCCGCCGGGCGGGCCGCGACCGCGCTCTCCGCCGGCCTTCCCCTGCCCGGAGCCGCGCTGCGGCGAGGCCTTCCCCCGCAAGCAGCAGCTGCGGCTGCACCGCCTCTCGGCGCACGGCGGCGGGGAGGAcggccggggagcggcggcggcgcggccctTCGGCTGCCCGGTGCCGGGCTGCGCCTGGTCCTTCGCCACGGCCTACAAACTGCGGCGGCACCTGCACTCGCACGACAAGCTGCGGCCCTTCGCCTGCGCCGCGCCGGGCTGCGCCAAGCGCTTCACCACCGTCTACAACCTGCGGGCCCACAGCCGCGCCCACGAGCAGGAGGCGGCGCACAAGTGCGAGGCGTGCGGGCAGCGCTTCCCCAGCGCCGCCCGCCTCGCCGCCCACCGCCGCCGCAGCCACCAGGAGCCCGAGCGGCCCTACCGCTGCGACTTCCCCG gCTGTGAAAGAACGTTTATCACAGTGAGTGCGTTATTCTCTCATAATCGAGCCCACTACAGAGAGCAAGAGCAGTTTTCCTGTTCGTTCCCTGGCTGTAACAAGCAGTATGACAAAGCCTGCCGACTGAAAATCCACATGAGGAGTCACACAG GTGAAAGGCCTTTCATCTGTGACTTCGAAGGTTGTGGCTGGTCTTTCACCAGTATGTCCAAGCTGCTGAGACATAAAAG GAAACATGAAGATGACAGGAGATTTATGTGCCCAGTAGAAGGCTGTGGGAAGTCCTTCACAAGAGCAGAACACTTGAAAGGCCACAGTATAACTCACCTTGGTACAAAACCATTTGAGTGTCCAGTAGAAG GCTGTTGTGCAAAATTTTCAGCACGAAGTAGCCTGTATATTCACTCCAAAAAGCATCTTCAGGATGTGGACTCATTAAAGACTCGTTGCCCTGTATCCAGCTGTAATAAATTGTTCACTTCCAAACATAGTATGAAGACACACATGGTCAAACAGCATAACTTCAGCCCAG ATCTCCTAACTCAGCTTGAAGCAACCAGCTCACTCACACCCAGCAGTGAACTCACTAGTCCGGGACAGAGTGATCTCAGCAACATAGACCTTGTATCCCTCTTCTCCAACGTGTCTAGTAACAATTCTGGAATTGCAACAGACATGGCGCTGGTGAACTCTGGAATCGTCACGATCGATGTTGCTTCGGTGGGCTCAACGCTTGGAGGAAACCTACCTGTCAGTAACAATTCTTTAAGCCAAGCAGTCGATCCCTTGATACTGGTGGCTAGCAGCGATATGCCGCAAAGCTTGGACAGTTCTCTCTTGCTGGGAACCAGTGCAACAGTTCTACAGCAAAGCACTTTAAATTTGGATGACGTACAGACTGTCAATGCAGAAGCCTTGGGTTCGCTAGCATCCCTGTCGGTGAGGAATTCCGGTCAAGATGTGCATGGTTTGACGTCCAGCAATAATTTAACAATCGACACAGCCACTTTGACTCCTTCTAGTAGCCTCGGCGGTACCAATGTGCCTGAGTTACTAACACCAACTAAAGTTGAACGTAATTTGCTTCCTAGCTCGGACGTTGTTAGTCAACAAGAGGGCAGCAAAGTAGTGACGCAGTTCGTCTTCTCCAACCCTCCAGGGAGCTACAGtgcacagaaagaaatggaTCTTGGCACAGTGACTGGCAGCTCATTTTTG gagAGCAGTGGGTCTGCAAGAACAGACTACAGAGCCATTCAGCTagccaagaaaagaaaacaaaaagggaatgGGAGCAGCACAG GGGCATCTGGCTCTGGTCAGAGGAAAACCAAGGGTGGTAAAGTAAGCCCTACCAACTTCTCATCGTCCACTCCTGGCAGTCGGCTGGGTGGCAACATAGTTTTGCCAAATGGAGGGCTGACAATAAGGGACCCTGCCACTGGAGCCCAGTATGTGCAAATTCAGCTTCTTCAG GATGATTCCCCGGGAGAGGGAGATTTGCCCTTTCAGCTGAGCTCTCAGTCCTCCTCGTCACATTCTCAGCTTACAGTGGATTTACCTGTTCACATACTTCAG GAACCACACAATTCCACTGAAGATGATGCAGGTTCTGATAACTCTCAGTTCACTGGAAGCACAATAAACTTACAGGATCTGGAATGA